Proteins encoded within one genomic window of Christensenellaceae bacterium:
- the rplS gene encoding 50S ribosomal protein L19, which translates to MNLIDIIEKENLKENVPQFDVGDTVKVYVKIIEGNKERLQGYEGVVIARRHGSVRESFTVRRLSYGVGVERTFPLHSPKVDRVEVLKKGKVRRAKLFYLRERTGNAAKIQEKREGKNTKDIKEAK; encoded by the coding sequence ATGAACCTGATAGACATTATTGAGAAAGAAAATCTTAAGGAGAACGTTCCGCAGTTTGATGTGGGCGACACCGTTAAAGTGTATGTTAAGATTATCGAAGGCAACAAAGAAAGACTGCAGGGCTATGAAGGCGTTGTAATCGCCAGACGTCACGGAAGTGTAAGAGAATCTTTTACTGTGAGACGGCTTTCATACGGTGTGGGAGTTGAGAGAACTTTTCCGCTGCACAGCCCAAAGGTTGACCGTGTTGAGGTGCTCAAAAAAGGTAAAGTCAGACGTGCTAAGTTGTTCTATTTGAGAGAGCGCACAGGAAACGCTGCCAAAATTCAAGAAAAAAGAGAAGGCAAAAACACTAAAGACATCAAAGAAGCAAAATAA
- a CDS encoding ribonuclease HII has protein sequence MTKDMFEYENKYKGKIIAGVDEAGRGPLCGPVVCAAVIMPMDNIIEGVDDSKKLSSKKREELFEKILAIAMDYNITEIAHTKIDEINILNATKLGMKEAVLGLKTKLDIVLTDFVHIDIQIPQQNIVHGDSLSYTIAAASILAKVYRDRLMTEHAKKYPNYGFEKHKGYGTKQHIESLKRHGPCEIHRKTFIKKFVEAQNV, from the coding sequence ATGACAAAAGATATGTTTGAATACGAAAATAAATACAAAGGAAAAATCATTGCGGGCGTTGACGAGGCTGGCAGAGGTCCGCTTTGCGGACCCGTTGTTTGTGCTGCTGTGATTATGCCGATGGATAATATAATAGAAGGAGTTGATGACAGCAAAAAGCTTAGCTCCAAAAAGCGTGAGGAATTGTTTGAAAAAATTTTAGCTATTGCTATGGATTATAATATAACAGAAATTGCGCATACCAAAATTGATGAGATAAACATTCTTAATGCCACTAAGCTTGGCATGAAGGAAGCTGTTTTGGGGCTGAAAACCAAGCTTGACATCGTGCTTACCGATTTTGTGCATATTGATATTCAAATTCCGCAGCAGAATATAGTGCACGGCGACAGCCTAAGTTATACTATTGCGGCAGCAAGTATTCTTGCAAAGGTTTATCGGGACAGGCTTATGACGGAGCACGCGAAAAAATATCCCAACTACGGATTTGAAAAGCATAAGGGCTACGGCACAAAGCAGCATATAGAAAGCCTTAAAAGGCACGGCCCGTGCGAAATTCACCGAAAGACTTTTATTAAAAAGTTTGTGGAGGCTCAAAATGTATAG
- the tyrS gene encoding tyrosine--tRNA ligase, whose protein sequence is MNKLLSGIKRVAVQITEEKSLEERLNSGKQLVIKLGADPSRPDLHLGHAVVLRQIKKFQDAGHKVVFIVGDFTAMVGDPSGRSKTRPALTLEQTRASGATYFKQVTKILDPKKTEIVYNSKWLERMGFKDILELCAKYTVARILERDDFSKRFNSNAPIGVHELMYPLMQGFDSVQIKADIEVGGTDQTFNLLVGRDLQKDYGQIPQEVITFPLLVGLDGKEKMSKSLDNYIGIDEPPAVMFEKCMKVPDSVLLDYFRLTTDILLEEARELCKNMREAHFEYAKTIVEMYHSKKDATQAKERYITVASNNIPDDIKEVVLDSSGGHPFVSFVGKNTEGQATDESVIYLINALVEGGLEDSTSNARRMIEGGGIKVNGEVVKDKALRLSKGEYVIQKGKNKFVKVIIK, encoded by the coding sequence ATGAATAAATTACTAAGCGGAATTAAAAGAGTTGCGGTGCAGATAACCGAAGAAAAGTCGCTGGAAGAAAGACTAAATAGCGGCAAACAGCTTGTAATCAAGTTGGGGGCTGACCCGAGCCGGCCTGATCTTCATTTGGGTCACGCTGTGGTGTTGCGTCAAATCAAAAAGTTTCAGGATGCCGGACACAAAGTTGTGTTTATTGTGGGTGACTTTACTGCAATGGTGGGGGACCCTAGCGGGCGAAGCAAAACAAGGCCCGCTCTTACGTTAGAGCAGACCCGAGCCAGCGGAGCTACGTATTTTAAGCAAGTTACAAAAATTTTGGACCCCAAGAAAACGGAGATTGTATATAATTCAAAGTGGCTTGAAAGAATGGGTTTTAAGGATATTTTAGAGCTTTGCGCCAAATATACGGTGGCACGAATTTTAGAACGTGATGACTTTAGCAAAAGATTTAATTCCAACGCGCCCATTGGTGTTCATGAGCTTATGTATCCGCTTATGCAGGGTTTTGATTCGGTTCAGATTAAGGCTGATATTGAGGTTGGAGGCACCGACCAGACTTTTAATCTGCTTGTGGGCAGAGACCTTCAAAAGGACTATGGACAAATTCCGCAGGAGGTTATTACTTTTCCGCTTCTGGTGGGGCTTGACGGAAAAGAAAAAATGAGTAAGTCTTTGGATAACTATATCGGCATTGACGAGCCGCCGGCTGTTATGTTTGAAAAATGTATGAAGGTACCCGACAGTGTTCTGCTTGACTACTTCAGACTGACCACTGATATCCTGCTTGAAGAGGCTCGGGAGCTTTGTAAAAACATGAGAGAGGCGCATTTTGAATATGCTAAAACAATAGTTGAGATGTATCACAGCAAAAAGGATGCAACCCAAGCTAAAGAAAGGTATATTACTGTAGCCAGCAATAATATACCTGATGATATAAAAGAAGTGGTGCTTGATAGTAGTGGAGGACACCCGTTTGTTTCTTTTGTGGGTAAAAACACAGAAGGTCAAGCTACCGATGAAAGTGTAATTTATTTAATTAATGCCTTGGTAGAAGGGGGACTTGAAGATTCCACTTCCAACGCGCGCCGAATGATTGAAGGCGGTGGAATAAAGGTGAATGGTGAGGTTGTTAAGGATAAGGCTCTAAGATTGAGTAAAGGCGAATATGTAATCCAAAAAGGCAAAAACAAATTTGTTAAGGTCATAATTAAATAA
- the topA gene encoding type I DNA topoisomerase, translated as MNLVVIEGPGKRDTLKKYLGEGFEVVATKGHIRDLPEKGFGIDINNNFEPKYTLMPDKTDIVEQLKAKKDRASKVYIATDPDREGEAIAWHVGHILGINESEPCRIEFNEISKNAVNKALLSPRAINMDLVHAQQGRRVLDRIVGYKASPVLNKKIQKNLSAGRVQSVALKIVVDREREIKNFKPEEYWNINALLSKLSSPQFKAALALKESKKYQSHSEKETLEVVDYAKKQDFIVAEVKKSIARSNAPAPFVTSTLQQDALNKLGMPLRRTTMAAQQLYEGVEIKGEGKTALITYIRTDSTRVSPEAQAIAKEFIINKFGKDYVPASFNVFKTKKNAQDAHEAIRPINLFITPEIAKNSLSPDNFKLYKLIYDRFLASQMSEATFDALSVLINAGIYGFKVTGKTPLFLGYTAVYKVYEDNKDDQDSEQIQLPNLVVGDKLTLHDILKEQKFTKPPPRYTEASLVKTMEEKGIGRPATYAPTILVLSKRRYTEKDGKYLLPTELGTTVVEFLEKYFDDIMDVTFTAQMETQLDEVEEGAIRWQDLVASFYEGFEKEVAKALGGDGIKVPVEVSSIPCEKCGAMLVVRMGKYGKFLACPNFPNCKNVKSLTDVGPKIPVAKCPDCGKNIYARKSKRGTLFYGCEGYPDCKFASWDIPIEEKCPECKSFLTKKPMKEETKIKCSNKDCKYTRSDPPEQK; from the coding sequence ATGAACTTAGTTGTCATAGAAGGACCGGGTAAAAGGGATACATTAAAAAAATATCTGGGCGAGGGTTTTGAGGTTGTGGCCACAAAAGGGCATATCAGAGATTTGCCCGAAAAGGGCTTTGGTATTGATATTAATAATAACTTTGAGCCCAAGTATACGCTTATGCCTGACAAGACCGATATTGTTGAGCAGTTAAAGGCCAAGAAAGACAGAGCAAGTAAAGTATATATCGCAACCGACCCTGACAGAGAGGGCGAGGCAATTGCTTGGCATGTGGGGCATATTTTGGGTATAAATGAAAGTGAACCCTGTCGTATTGAATTTAATGAAATATCAAAAAATGCTGTTAACAAGGCACTTTTGAGCCCGCGTGCGATAAACATGGATTTGGTGCATGCACAGCAGGGAAGGCGCGTACTTGACCGTATTGTGGGATATAAGGCTTCACCTGTGCTCAACAAAAAGATACAAAAAAACCTTAGCGCCGGAAGGGTGCAGTCGGTGGCACTCAAAATTGTGGTTGACCGCGAACGCGAGATAAAAAACTTTAAGCCCGAAGAATATTGGAACATAAACGCATTGCTCAGCAAGCTTAGCAGCCCACAGTTTAAGGCAGCCCTTGCACTTAAAGAGAGCAAAAAATATCAAAGCCACAGCGAAAAAGAAACGCTGGAGGTTGTGGATTATGCAAAAAAGCAAGATTTTATTGTCGCCGAAGTCAAAAAATCTATCGCCCGTTCAAATGCTCCGGCGCCTTTTGTTACAAGTACGCTTCAGCAGGATGCCCTCAATAAGCTGGGTATGCCGCTGAGACGCACTACTATGGCCGCGCAGCAGCTTTATGAAGGCGTTGAGATTAAGGGCGAAGGCAAGACGGCTCTCATAACATATATAAGGACAGATTCTACCAGAGTTTCGCCCGAAGCACAGGCGATAGCGAAGGAGTTTATAATAAATAAATTTGGAAAAGATTATGTGCCAGCGTCTTTTAATGTTTTTAAAACAAAAAAGAATGCTCAGGACGCCCACGAGGCGATAAGACCGATAAATTTGTTTATTACACCCGAAATTGCCAAAAATTCGCTCAGTCCGGATAACTTCAAGCTTTATAAATTAATATACGACAGATTTCTGGCCAGCCAAATGAGCGAAGCTACTTTTGATGCTCTGTCGGTTCTAATAAACGCAGGTATTTACGGCTTTAAGGTTACAGGTAAAACTCCGTTATTTTTGGGGTATACCGCTGTTTATAAAGTGTATGAGGACAACAAAGATGACCAAGACAGCGAGCAGATTCAGCTGCCAAACCTTGTGGTAGGCGATAAGCTGACGCTGCATGACATATTAAAGGAACAGAAGTTTACCAAGCCGCCGCCAAGATATACCGAAGCGAGTTTGGTTAAAACTATGGAAGAGAAGGGTATTGGTAGACCTGCGACATATGCGCCCACGATTTTGGTACTTTCAAAACGAAGATACACCGAAAAAGACGGAAAATATCTGCTTCCCACCGAGCTTGGCACAACCGTGGTTGAGTTTTTGGAGAAGTATTTTGACGACATTATGGACGTAACTTTTACCGCTCAGATGGAAACGCAGCTTGATGAGGTTGAAGAGGGGGCTATTCGGTGGCAGGATTTGGTGGCAAGTTTTTATGAAGGCTTTGAAAAAGAGGTGGCAAAAGCATTGGGCGGAGACGGCATAAAAGTGCCGGTTGAAGTAAGCAGCATACCTTGTGAAAAGTGCGGAGCTATGTTGGTGGTTCGTATGGGCAAATACGGAAAGTTTTTGGCTTGCCCCAACTTTCCAAACTGTAAGAATGTTAAGAGCCTGACCGATGTTGGACCCAAAATCCCTGTAGCTAAGTGCCCTGACTGCGGAAAAAATATATATGCCAGAAAGAGCAAGCGCGGCACACTGTTTTATGGCTGTGAAGGATATCCTGACTGTAAGTTTGCAAGTTGGGATATTCCGATAGAAGAAAAGTGCCCTGAGTGCAAGAGCTTTCTCACTAAAAAACCTATGAAAGAAGAAACAAAAATAAAGTGTTCAAACAAAGACTGTAAGTATACCCGAAGTGACCCTCCCGAACAAAAGTAA
- a CDS encoding helix-turn-helix domain-containing protein: MLKDQIKELRIIRGLSQTQMATLLNMSRTGYASWEQGLSEPNSSDLRKLCVIFDVTADELLEIETPEERRRVIINYMMNIKDNKKE; this comes from the coding sequence ATGTTAAAAGACCAAATAAAGGAACTGAGAATAATAAGAGGTTTGTCGCAAACGCAAATGGCGACATTGTTGAATATGAGCCGAACGGGGTACGCAAGCTGGGAACAGGGACTTTCAGAGCCGAATTCAAGCGACCTAAGAAAATTATGCGTTATTTTTGACGTAACAGCCGATGAACTCTTAGAGATAGAAACACCGGAAGAGCGAAGAAGAGTTATTATAAACTATATGATGAACATAAAAGATAACAAAAAAGAATAA
- a CDS encoding site-specific integrase yields MHRPKNCSLFYRPDRNGWEARITLSCGTQKYICCLANKTEAHKRLLEAHKNRKKLKPTKAETKEKEFTLFAWLDHWYKTFREPKLAKGDRCEKGELAKNTLITDVSFIKRIKKTFDDMPLSKLTADYIQEKLNNDPLTRTCEGVYTALKLALEKAKSRTGGRSVMEQVEKVKHERKRGRALTKAEIEKLLEVADNQTEKDIIMVYIYTGMRVGEIDRVLVKHIDFANNEFYIDGTKTKGSRRTMPILPPLKPILERLVANRNGEEKLFAKHTINTIRNFFKLIKEKSQIKFTLKDLRHTCVTNCKDNGIPISVYFRWFGWSDDTMARKVYTHVTDFERSESQKWASKFSNAT; encoded by the coding sequence ATGCATAGACCAAAAAATTGCTCACTTTTTTATCGCCCTGACCGCAACGGGTGGGAAGCAAGAATAACCTTGTCTTGCGGAACACAAAAGTATATTTGCTGTCTTGCGAACAAAACCGAAGCTCACAAAAGGCTTTTAGAAGCACACAAGAACAGGAAGAAACTAAAACCCACAAAAGCGGAAACAAAAGAAAAAGAGTTTACTTTATTTGCATGGCTTGACCATTGGTATAAAACTTTTAGAGAGCCAAAACTTGCCAAAGGTGATAGATGCGAAAAAGGCGAATTGGCAAAAAACACTTTGATAACTGATGTATCTTTTATCAAACGCATTAAGAAAACCTTTGACGATATGCCCTTGTCCAAGTTGACCGCTGACTATATCCAAGAGAAATTAAACAATGACCCATTAACAAGAACTTGCGAGGGTGTTTACACAGCTTTGAAATTGGCACTTGAAAAAGCCAAGAGCCGAACAGGTGGACGAAGCGTAATGGAACAGGTGGAAAAAGTGAAACATGAAAGAAAACGAGGGCGAGCCTTAACAAAAGCAGAGATTGAAAAATTGCTTGAAGTTGCCGACAATCAAACAGAAAAAGATATAATTATGGTTTACATTTACACAGGAATGAGAGTTGGCGAAATAGATAGAGTTCTTGTAAAGCATATAGACTTTGCAAATAACGAGTTTTATATTGACGGAACAAAAACCAAAGGCTCACGGCGAACAATGCCAATATTGCCACCGCTTAAACCCATACTTGAAAGATTGGTTGCAAACCGAAACGGCGAAGAAAAACTTTTTGCAAAGCACACAATAAACACAATAAGAAACTTCTTTAAGTTGATTAAAGAAAAATCACAAATTAAGTTTACATTAAAAGACCTCCGCCACACTTGTGTAACGAATTGCAAGGACAACGGAATACCAATAAGTGTTTATTTTCGTTGGTTTGGTTGGAGCGATGACACAATGGCACGCAAAGTTTACACTCATGTAACAGACTTTGAAAGGA
- the dprA gene encoding DNA-processing protein DprA, whose product MLNENDLCLVWLDSFMQLSYKKKQALLLMVEEPKDLRKNFETMKDELVPVLSASLFNIMLSSIKQNTLRSVLDDIDQKDIKVVTMTGTDYPERLKQIGDPPLVLYCKGDTRLLKSRCFAVVGTRYITNYGKIVTEKFSKDLCDAGFTIVSGLAPGVDSIAHQTTLERKGKTIAVFAGAYDNIYPASNHDLALDIEMNGLLIWEFQPGLALRNFHFPVRNRIIAGLSEGVLITEAGAKSGALYTKNYAIENNIDVFAVPGNITSSASMGTNRAIACSHAIPVVDITDILNVYNMQLKINIPTVSTLSGDENTIIHMLKSGEKSFQEMIDICKFDAKSLNTLLTTMSIRGLIKKLAGNLYTI is encoded by the coding sequence ATGCTTAACGAAAATGATTTGTGTTTGGTGTGGCTGGATAGTTTTATGCAGCTGAGCTACAAAAAGAAACAGGCGCTGCTCTTGATGGTGGAGGAGCCTAAGGACTTGCGGAAAAACTTTGAGACGATGAAAGATGAGCTTGTTCCTGTTTTGTCTGCGTCTCTTTTTAATATAATGCTAAGCTCAATAAAACAAAACACACTTAGAAGTGTGCTTGATGATATAGACCAAAAAGACATAAAAGTTGTGACTATGACAGGCACTGACTATCCTGAAAGACTTAAACAGATTGGTGACCCTCCGCTTGTGCTTTATTGCAAGGGTGACACAAGACTTTTAAAGAGCAGATGTTTTGCTGTTGTGGGCACAAGGTATATCACTAACTACGGGAAAATTGTAACCGAAAAGTTTAGCAAAGATTTGTGTGATGCGGGTTTCACTATTGTCAGCGGGCTGGCCCCGGGTGTAGACTCAATTGCGCATCAAACAACTTTAGAGCGAAAAGGTAAAACCATTGCAGTGTTTGCAGGGGCCTATGACAATATCTATCCGGCAAGCAATCACGACCTTGCCCTAGACATAGAAATGAATGGACTTCTTATTTGGGAGTTTCAGCCGGGGCTAGCTTTGAGGAACTTTCACTTTCCGGTGCGCAACCGTATTATTGCCGGCCTCAGTGAGGGAGTGTTAATTACTGAGGCGGGCGCAAAGTCCGGGGCGTTGTATACTAAAAACTATGCTATAGAAAATAATATTGATGTGTTTGCAGTTCCCGGAAACATTACAAGTTCGGCGAGTATGGGCACAAACAGAGCAATTGCGTGTTCTCATGCAATTCCTGTTGTAGACATAACTGATATTCTGAATGTATATAATATGCAGCTTAAGATAAATATTCCGACGGTTTCAACACTAAGCGGGGACGAAAATACTATAATACATATGTTGAAATCGGGCGAAAAGAGTTTTCAGGAAATGATAGATATTTGTAAATTTGACGCGAAAAGTTTGAATACTTTGTTGACAACAATGTCAATTCGTGGTTTAATAAAAAAACTAGCAGGAAATTTATATACTATTTAA
- the ylqF gene encoding ribosome biogenesis GTPase YlqF yields the protein MKINWFPGHMTKALRMMEKEIKVVDTVIYVLDSRAPKSCVNPELTKLAGNKPIIYVLNKADMAPKAELSKWVKYFKSPNSEAVMLNSTSSSSAKIIISIIKKLLAPKIEAKAQKGITKIIRAMVVGVPNSGKSTLINNLCGKGKTMTGNKPGVTRGKQWVMVDGIEILDTPGTLWPSFEDHNTALNLAYIGSIKDDVLDVAELAFSFLGQIKGKFNTEIGERYKINIENTDETLEIFDSICRARKAILRDGDFDYERAARVIIDDFRHGKFGKIILDNL from the coding sequence ATGAAGATAAATTGGTTTCCCGGGCACATGACAAAGGCCCTGCGTATGATGGAAAAAGAAATAAAGGTTGTGGATACAGTTATCTATGTTTTAGACAGCCGTGCTCCCAAAAGCTGCGTTAATCCCGAGCTTACTAAGCTTGCCGGAAACAAGCCCATAATTTATGTTTTAAATAAAGCTGATATGGCACCAAAGGCCGAGCTAAGCAAATGGGTCAAATATTTTAAGTCACCAAATAGTGAGGCAGTAATGCTTAACAGTACATCCTCAAGCAGTGCTAAGATTATTATATCAATAATAAAAAAACTGCTTGCTCCAAAAATTGAGGCTAAAGCTCAAAAAGGGATAACAAAAATTATCCGAGCCATGGTGGTGGGTGTGCCCAACAGCGGAAAAAGTACGCTTATAAATAACCTTTGCGGCAAGGGTAAAACTATGACAGGAAATAAGCCCGGAGTCACCCGCGGCAAACAGTGGGTGATGGTTGACGGAATCGAAATTCTGGACACTCCCGGCACATTATGGCCTAGTTTTGAGGACCATAATACTGCACTTAATCTCGCCTATATCGGTAGTATAAAAGACGACGTTTTAGATGTTGCGGAGCTTGCCTTTTCGTTTTTGGGGCAAATAAAGGGTAAATTCAATACGGAGATTGGTGAAAGATATAAAATTAATATAGAAAATACCGATGAAACACTTGAAATTTTTGATAGTATTTGCAGGGCACGAAAAGCAATTCTTCGTGACGGAGATTTTGATTATGAGCGTGCCGCCAGAGTTATTATAGATGACTTCAGGCATGGCAAATTCGGCAAAATTATTTTGGATAATTTATGA
- a CDS encoding YifB family Mg chelatase-like AAA ATPase, producing the protein MLSIINSFALDGLKGYRVKVEVDINKGLPSYDVVGLADTAIKESKQRVRSAIKNSGYQFSVDKITINLAPADTKKEGSLLDLAIAIGLLSATGQIETENIKDIVFIGELSLDGSIRKANGVLPILISARKSGIKKIIIPKENAKEASFTPNMEIYALEKLGDVVDFLNGEQHFEKVTTSSYEQAKRQFVSESDFSWVKGQSSAKRALEIAAAGGHNVLMLGPPGSGKTMLAKCLPTILPDMTFEEALEVTKIHSIAGCLDEKTGIVLERPFRAPHHTATTVALTGGGGKAKPGEISLAHNGVLFLDEIPEYNRHSIETLRQPLEDGTVVVARNLRSIEYPASFMLIASMNPCPCGNYGSKLKECKCSPAQIHKYLNKLSGPLMDRIDLHVEVDAVSFQEISGDINEESSESIKSRVDSARKIQLLRFDDKKTFSNSKMTSAMCKKYCTLDVETTKLLETAFVSLKLSARAHNRILKVARTIADLEGSEKINSEHLLEAISYRSLDNKYW; encoded by the coding sequence ATGTTGTCTATAATAAACAGTTTTGCGCTTGACGGGCTTAAGGGTTATAGAGTTAAGGTTGAAGTTGATATCAATAAGGGGCTCCCGTCATATGATGTGGTGGGTCTTGCTGACACTGCCATCAAAGAAAGCAAGCAACGCGTGAGGTCGGCAATCAAAAACAGCGGGTATCAGTTTTCGGTTGATAAAATAACCATAAATCTTGCTCCTGCAGACACCAAAAAAGAGGGTTCTCTTTTGGACCTTGCCATTGCTATAGGTCTTCTTAGCGCTACCGGTCAGATTGAAACAGAAAACATAAAGGATATTGTTTTTATAGGGGAGCTTTCACTTGATGGCTCTATCCGCAAGGCAAACGGGGTTTTGCCTATTTTGATATCGGCCAGAAAGTCAGGTATAAAAAAAATAATAATTCCTAAAGAAAACGCCAAGGAGGCAAGCTTTACTCCTAATATGGAAATTTATGCCCTTGAAAAATTGGGCGATGTTGTAGACTTTTTAAATGGTGAGCAGCACTTTGAAAAGGTGACGACCTCAAGTTATGAGCAGGCTAAGCGGCAGTTTGTTTCAGAAAGCGATTTTTCTTGGGTCAAGGGCCAGAGCAGCGCCAAACGTGCTTTAGAGATAGCCGCCGCCGGCGGACACAACGTTTTGATGCTGGGCCCTCCCGGCAGCGGGAAAACTATGCTCGCGAAGTGCCTACCTACAATTCTGCCTGACATGACATTTGAAGAGGCTTTGGAAGTTACTAAAATCCACAGTATTGCGGGCTGCCTTGACGAAAAAACGGGCATAGTCTTGGAGCGGCCTTTCAGAGCACCGCATCACACAGCGACAACTGTGGCTCTTACCGGCGGCGGAGGCAAAGCTAAGCCCGGTGAGATAAGTCTTGCTCACAATGGCGTGTTGTTTTTGGATGAAATTCCTGAATATAACAGACACTCGATAGAAACACTGCGTCAGCCGCTTGAGGACGGCACGGTAGTGGTGGCGCGAAACCTTCGCAGTATAGAGTATCCCGCCAGCTTTATGCTGATTGCCAGCATGAACCCCTGCCCGTGCGGGAATTATGGAAGCAAGCTTAAGGAATGTAAATGCTCACCTGCGCAGATACACAAATATCTTAATAAGCTCAGCGGGCCGCTTATGGACAGAATTGACCTGCATGTTGAAGTGGACGCAGTGAGCTTTCAGGAGATTTCGGGGGACATAAATGAAGAAAGCTCTGAGAGTATAAAAAGTAGAGTAGACAGCGCCCGAAAAATTCAGCTTTTGAGATTTGACGACAAAAAGACTTTCAGCAACAGCAAAATGACAAGCGCTATGTGCAAAAAATATTGTACACTTGATGTTGAGACTACAAAACTTTTAGAGACAGCTTTTGTAAGTCTCAAGCTAAGCGCCAGAGCGCACAACCGCATTTTGAAGGTGGCGCGAACCATAGCTGACCTTGAAGGTAGCGAAAAGATAAATAGTGAGCATCTTTTGGAAGCTATAAGTTATCGCTCACTTGACAATAAATATTGGTAA
- a CDS encoding YraN family protein: protein MYSREDINEYNKHQQFDQALEKFSGSRSFNKQTGNIGEAIAEKILKDKGYKIITVNYTNKIGEIDIIAQQKDTIVFVEVKMRASLGRGTPREAVNTFKQRKIRQVAEAFLKSKRMLDVGCRFDCIEIVGSADKHTIEHLEGCF, encoded by the coding sequence ATGTATAGCAGAGAAGATATAAACGAATATAACAAGCATCAGCAGTTTGATCAAGCGCTTGAAAAATTTTCCGGCAGCAGAAGCTTTAATAAACAAACCGGTAATATCGGTGAGGCAATTGCCGAAAAAATTCTGAAGGACAAAGGGTATAAAATAATTACTGTAAACTACACAAATAAAATCGGAGAAATTGACATAATAGCACAACAGAAAGACACCATTGTTTTTGTGGAAGTTAAGATGAGAGCAAGCCTTGGCAGGGGAACTCCCAGAGAAGCAGTCAATACTTTTAAGCAACGTAAAATAAGACAGGTTGCCGAGGCTTTTTTAAAATCTAAACGTATGCTTGATGTTGGTTGCCGATTTGACTGCATTGAAATTGTGGGAAGTGCAGATAAACATACAATTGAGCATCTTGAAGGGTGTTTTTAA